In Microbacterium cremeum, a genomic segment contains:
- the nrdH gene encoding glutaredoxin-like protein NrdH yields the protein MAITVYTKPACVQCTATYRALDSKGIEYEIHDLSEDPSALEQVKALGYLQAPVVITDEGHWSGFRPDKIDELAARLA from the coding sequence AAGCCGGCATGCGTGCAGTGCACGGCGACCTATCGAGCACTCGACTCGAAGGGGATCGAATACGAAATCCACGACCTCTCGGAGGACCCGTCGGCCCTCGAGCAGGTGAAGGCGCTGGGCTACCTTCAGGCGCCGGTCGTCATCACCGATGAAGGCCACTGGTCGGGCTTCCGTCCCGACAAGATCGACGAGCTCGCCGCACGGCTCGCGTGA
- the nrdI gene encoding class Ib ribonucleoside-diphosphate reductase assembly flavoprotein NrdI, protein MATAIAQRDAVAGRATATPLLVYFSSVSGNTARFVEKLGARAVRIPLHSSEPALLVEEPYVLITPTYGGGQGRGHEKGAVPKQVVRFLNDERNRRLIRGVISAGNTNFGDAFCLAGDIISRKCNVPHLYRLEVFGTPEDVERVNAGLERWWEL, encoded by the coding sequence ATGGCAACCGCGATCGCGCAGCGAGACGCGGTTGCCGGGCGAGCGACCGCGACGCCTCTCCTGGTCTACTTCTCGAGCGTCTCGGGCAACACCGCGCGCTTCGTCGAGAAGCTCGGAGCCCGAGCGGTCCGGATCCCGCTGCACTCCTCTGAACCGGCGCTCCTGGTCGAAGAGCCTTACGTCCTGATCACCCCGACCTACGGCGGAGGCCAGGGCCGAGGTCATGAGAAGGGTGCGGTTCCCAAGCAGGTCGTCCGGTTTCTCAACGATGAGCGCAACCGGCGCCTCATCCGCGGAGTGATCTCTGCGGGGAACACCAACTTCGGCGACGCCTTCTGCCTCGCCGGCGACATCATCAGCCGCAAGTGCAACGTGCCGCACTTGTACCGGCTCGAAGTATTCGGCACGCCAGAAGATGTGGAACGCGTGAACGCGGGATTGGAACGATGGTGGGAACTCTGA
- the nrdE gene encoding class 1b ribonucleoside-diphosphate reductase subunit alpha translates to MVGTLTEADFKTEARFEGMDYHALNAMLNLYDANGKIQFDADKRAAREYFLQHVNQNTVFFHSLKERLDYLVEKEYYEPEVLAKYSFEFIQQLNDFAYGKKFRFETFLGAFKYYTSYTLKTFDGKRYLERFEDRVVMTALALADGDEALATSLVDEIISGRFQPATPTFLNAGKAQRGELVSCFLLRIEDNMESISRGINSSLQLSKRGGGVALLLSNIRESGAPIKQIENQSSGIIPVMKLLEDSFSYANQLGARQGAGAVYLSAHHPDIMRFLDTKRENADEKIRIKTLSLGVVIPDITFELAKNDEDMYLFSPYDVQRVYGVPFGDISVSEKYREMVDDPRIKKTKINAREFFQTLAEIQFESGYPYIMFEDTVNRANPIKGRINMSNLCSEILQVNTPTTFNEDLSYDQIGKDISCNLGSLNIALAMDGGDLARTVDTSIRALTAVSDQSHIRSVRSIEDGNDRSHAIGLGQMNLHGYLAREHVYYGSEEGVDFTNIYFYSVLFHALSASNKIAIERGEVFDGFWDSKYASGEFFDKYIEQEWAPATDKVKEMFAGHHIPTQDDWRRLKASIQQHGIYNQNLQAVPPTGSISYINNSTSSIHPIAAKIEIRKEGKLGRVYYPAAFMTNDNLEYYQDAYEIGYEKVIDTYAAATQHVDQGLSLTLFFKDTATTRDINKAQIYAWRKGIKTIYYIRLRQMALEGTDMSECVSCTL, encoded by the coding sequence ATGGTGGGAACTCTGACCGAGGCCGACTTCAAGACGGAGGCGCGCTTCGAGGGCATGGACTATCACGCCCTCAACGCGATGCTCAACCTGTACGACGCGAACGGCAAGATCCAGTTCGACGCCGACAAGCGCGCGGCGCGGGAGTACTTCCTGCAGCACGTGAACCAGAACACGGTGTTCTTCCACTCCCTCAAGGAGCGGCTGGACTACCTGGTCGAGAAGGAGTACTACGAGCCGGAGGTGCTCGCGAAGTACTCGTTCGAGTTCATCCAGCAGCTCAACGACTTCGCGTACGGCAAGAAGTTCCGCTTCGAGACCTTCCTCGGCGCGTTCAAGTACTACACGAGCTACACGCTGAAGACCTTCGACGGCAAGCGCTACCTCGAGCGGTTCGAGGACCGCGTCGTCATGACCGCGCTGGCGCTCGCCGACGGCGACGAGGCGCTCGCGACGTCGCTGGTCGACGAGATCATCTCGGGCCGCTTCCAGCCCGCGACGCCGACCTTCCTCAACGCGGGGAAGGCGCAGCGCGGCGAGCTCGTCTCGTGCTTCCTGCTGCGCATCGAAGACAACATGGAGTCGATCTCGCGCGGCATCAACTCGTCGCTGCAACTGTCCAAGCGCGGCGGCGGCGTGGCGCTGCTGCTGTCGAACATCCGCGAGTCGGGCGCCCCGATCAAGCAGATCGAGAACCAGTCCTCCGGCATCATCCCCGTGATGAAGCTCCTCGAAGACTCCTTCTCGTACGCCAACCAGCTGGGCGCGCGTCAGGGCGCCGGCGCGGTGTACCTGTCGGCGCACCACCCCGACATCATGCGGTTCCTCGACACCAAGCGCGAGAACGCCGACGAGAAGATCCGCATCAAGACGCTGTCGCTCGGGGTCGTCATCCCCGACATCACGTTCGAGCTCGCCAAGAACGACGAGGACATGTACCTGTTCTCGCCGTACGACGTGCAGCGCGTGTACGGCGTGCCGTTCGGTGACATCTCGGTGAGCGAGAAGTACCGCGAGATGGTCGACGATCCGCGCATCAAGAAGACCAAGATCAACGCGCGGGAGTTCTTCCAGACCCTCGCCGAGATCCAGTTCGAGTCGGGCTACCCGTACATCATGTTCGAAGACACGGTGAACCGCGCCAACCCGATCAAGGGCCGGATCAACATGTCGAACCTGTGCAGCGAGATCCTGCAGGTGAACACGCCGACGACGTTCAACGAGGACCTCTCGTACGACCAGATCGGCAAGGACATCTCGTGCAACCTCGGCTCGCTCAACATCGCCCTGGCGATGGACGGCGGCGACCTGGCCCGCACGGTCGACACCAGCATCCGTGCGCTCACGGCCGTCAGCGACCAGAGCCACATCCGCTCGGTGCGCTCGATCGAGGACGGCAACGACCGCTCTCACGCGATCGGCCTCGGCCAGATGAACCTGCACGGTTACCTTGCCCGTGAGCACGTGTACTACGGCTCGGAAGAGGGCGTCGACTTCACGAACATCTACTTCTACTCGGTGCTGTTCCACGCGCTGAGCGCGTCGAACAAGATCGCGATCGAGCGCGGCGAGGTCTTCGACGGCTTCTGGGACTCGAAGTACGCCAGCGGCGAGTTCTTCGACAAGTACATCGAGCAGGAGTGGGCACCGGCGACCGACAAGGTCAAGGAGATGTTCGCGGGGCACCACATCCCCACGCAGGACGACTGGCGCCGGCTGAAGGCGTCGATCCAGCAGCACGGCATCTACAACCAGAACCTGCAGGCGGTGCCCCCGACCGGCTCGATCTCGTACATCAACAACTCGACGTCGTCGATCCACCCGATCGCGGCGAAGATCGAGATCCGCAAGGAAGGCAAGCTCGGTCGCGTCTACTACCCGGCGGCGTTCATGACGAACGACAACCTGGAGTACTACCAGGACGCGTACGAGATCGGCTACGAGAAGGTCATCGACACGTACGCCGCCGCGACCCAGCATGTCGACCAGGGTCTGTCGCTGACGCTCTTCTTCAAGGACACCGCCACCACCCGCGACATCAACAAGGCGCAGATCTACGCATGGCGCAAGGGCATCAAGACGATCTACTACATCCGCCTGCGTCAGATGGCACTCGAAGGAACGGACATGTCCGAGTGCGTCTCCTGCACGCTGTGA
- the nrdF gene encoding class 1b ribonucleoside-diphosphate reductase subunit beta, which translates to MSEKLQLLDHVQAINWNRIQDDKDLEVWNRLVNNFWLPEKVPLSNDIQSWNTLTPEEQTLTMRVFTGLTLLDTIQGTVGAVSLIPDAITPHEEAVYTNIAFMESVHAKSYSSIFSTLCSTKEIDEAFRWSVENENLQKKARIVMEYYRGDEPLKRKVASTLLESFLFYSGFYLPMHWSSRAKLTNTADLIRLIIRDEAVHGYYIGYKFQRGLETVDQATRDDIKDYTFSLLYELYDNEVQYTQDLYDGVGLTEDVKKFLHYNANKALMNLGYEAMFPATVTDVNPAILSALSPNADENHDFFSGSGSSYVIGKAEATEDDDWDF; encoded by the coding sequence ATGAGCGAGAAGCTCCAGCTCCTGGATCACGTCCAGGCCATCAACTGGAACCGCATCCAGGACGACAAGGACCTCGAGGTGTGGAACCGCCTCGTGAACAACTTCTGGCTGCCCGAGAAGGTGCCGCTGTCGAACGACATCCAGTCGTGGAACACGCTCACCCCCGAGGAGCAGACCCTCACGATGCGGGTCTTCACCGGCCTGACGCTGCTGGACACCATCCAGGGCACCGTCGGCGCGGTGTCGCTGATCCCGGACGCGATCACGCCGCATGAGGAAGCCGTCTACACGAACATCGCGTTCATGGAGTCGGTGCACGCGAAGTCGTACTCGTCGATCTTCTCGACGCTGTGCTCGACGAAGGAGATCGACGAGGCGTTCCGCTGGTCGGTCGAGAACGAGAACCTTCAGAAGAAGGCTCGCATCGTCATGGAGTACTACCGCGGCGACGAGCCCCTCAAGCGCAAGGTCGCCTCGACGCTGCTCGAGTCGTTCCTGTTCTACTCGGGGTTCTACCTGCCGATGCATTGGTCGAGCCGGGCGAAGCTGACCAACACGGCCGACCTCATCCGCCTCATCATCCGCGACGAGGCCGTGCACGGGTACTACATCGGCTACAAGTTCCAGCGCGGACTCGAAACCGTCGACCAGGCCACGCGCGACGACATCAAGGACTACACGTTCTCGCTGCTGTACGAGCTCTACGACAACGAGGTTCAGTACACGCAGGACCTCTACGACGGCGTCGGCCTCACCGAGGACGTCAAGAAGTTCCTGCACTACAACGCCAACAAGGCGCTCATGAACCTGGGCTACGAGGCGATGTTCCCCGCAACGGTCACCGACGTGAATCCCGCGATCCTCTCGGCTCTGTCGCCGAACGCCGATGAGAACCACGACTTCTTCTCGGGGTCGGGCTCGTCGTACGTCATCGGCAAGGCCGAGGCCACCGAAGACG